Proteins co-encoded in one Christiangramia fulva genomic window:
- a CDS encoding dihydrodipicolinate synthase family protein: protein MYNIMLNNMQIFAATYTPFKKDLSLNPEVVPDYGLYLQENKVHGIFINGSTGDFVSLSTDERMQLLEAWKEHKGALTLINHVGDTSLEEAKRLAFHSQGKADAIAAIAPFYFKPSSLDQLVKYCEEIAACAPDLPFYYYHLPALTGVNFNMVEFLKRASQCIENFAGIKFTENNLVSFQETNDQAGGKDIFFGVDEAFLPSLAAGAKGWVGSTFNHLMPLYQSIADQFYDTDLSQARELQSFVLKFVQILSRAGSFNGGGKSFMKSLGIDCGPSRFPHPTLTDKELQEVREEFGQLGISNFLSKNSKVL from the coding sequence ATGTATAACATAATGCTTAATAATATGCAAATTTTTGCTGCTACTTACACCCCTTTTAAAAAAGATCTTTCTTTGAACCCTGAAGTGGTGCCTGATTATGGCCTGTATCTACAGGAGAATAAGGTCCATGGTATTTTTATAAATGGATCAACTGGTGATTTTGTGTCCCTGAGTACCGATGAAAGAATGCAACTACTTGAAGCCTGGAAAGAGCACAAAGGCGCCTTAACACTAATTAATCACGTTGGAGATACCAGTTTGGAGGAAGCTAAACGATTAGCATTCCATTCACAGGGAAAGGCGGATGCCATTGCTGCAATTGCTCCTTTTTATTTTAAGCCATCCTCTCTGGATCAGCTGGTAAAATATTGTGAGGAAATAGCTGCTTGTGCTCCTGATCTGCCATTTTACTACTATCATTTGCCTGCACTTACAGGTGTTAATTTTAATATGGTCGAATTTTTAAAACGGGCTTCGCAATGCATTGAAAATTTTGCAGGAATAAAGTTTACCGAAAATAACCTTGTCTCTTTCCAAGAAACCAACGATCAGGCGGGGGGAAAGGATATCTTTTTTGGTGTTGATGAAGCTTTCCTTCCTAGTTTGGCGGCAGGTGCCAAAGGTTGGGTGGGAAGTACTTTTAATCATTTAATGCCTTTATATCAATCGATTGCCGATCAATTTTATGATACTGATTTATCCCAGGCTCGAGAGCTGCAATCTTTTGTACTAAAATTTGTACAAATTTTGAGCCGGGCCGGAAGCTTTAATGGGGGAGGAAAAAGCTTTATGAAATCCCTTGGAATTGATTGCGGACCTTCTCGTTTTCCCCATCCAACCCTTACAGATAAAGAGCTTCAAGAGGTAAGAGAGGAATTCGGTCAACTAGGTATTTCAAATTTTTTAAGTAAGAACTCGAAAGTTTTATAA
- the nagB gene encoding glucosamine-6-phosphate deaminase — translation MKILEKEYQNILYKSPGKFEETRFEKIHNEIFLNSADASKLVAKEIAELIISKRQQGENCVLGLATGSSPINVYAELVRLHKEEGLDFDNVITFNLDEYWPMDRNNVHSYHYFMHEHLFKHINIRPENIHIPDGSIPQDKLMNYCLDYEENIKNAGGIDFQLLGIGRTGHIGFNEPGSHYNSGTRIITLDYLTRSDAASSFHGISNVPRKAITMGINTLKRAHRIVLLAWGQNKADIIKKSIEGEISSAIPATYLQNHQNTTFVLDKGAASELTRIKTPWLVGSCNWSEELKNKGIIWLSQKVRKAILNLTDKDYNDYGMSDLLAQEGSAYNLNIGMFNRMQQTITGWPGGKYNADDTNRPERALPKTKRILIFSPHPDDDVISMGGTFDRLVEQGHEVHVAYQTSGNIAVADHEALKFAEIAWEFASDMDKQKLAPLILELKQRKENEINSEQVRRLKTLIRKNESLGATRFEGLPDTNVHFLNLPFYETGTIKKNPLSQKDIDIVKELIDQIEPHQIYAAGDLADPHGTHKVCLDIILESLAELKDRDYMADCWLWLYRGAWHEFELHEIDMAVPLSPDQVLKKRQAIFFHQSQKDGVMFQGEDIREFWVRAEDRNKETAIKYRDLGLAKYAAMEAFKRMKL, via the coding sequence ATGAAAATCCTTGAAAAAGAATATCAGAATATCCTTTATAAATCTCCCGGTAAATTCGAAGAGACTCGTTTTGAAAAAATCCATAATGAAATTTTTTTAAACTCTGCGGATGCCTCTAAACTGGTAGCAAAAGAAATTGCCGAATTAATTATATCAAAGCGGCAGCAAGGGGAAAACTGCGTTCTAGGACTTGCCACGGGTTCTTCCCCAATTAATGTCTATGCGGAATTGGTGAGACTCCACAAGGAAGAAGGACTAGACTTTGACAACGTCATCACCTTCAACCTGGATGAATACTGGCCCATGGATAGAAATAATGTACATAGTTATCATTATTTCATGCACGAACATCTGTTCAAACATATTAATATCCGTCCCGAAAACATCCATATTCCCGATGGGAGCATTCCTCAGGATAAGTTGATGAACTATTGTTTGGATTATGAAGAGAATATTAAGAACGCGGGTGGAATTGATTTTCAACTTTTGGGTATTGGTCGAACCGGTCATATAGGTTTCAATGAACCCGGTTCTCATTATAACTCCGGAACCCGAATAATAACCCTGGATTATTTAACCAGATCTGATGCTGCTTCATCTTTTCACGGAATTTCAAACGTCCCCAGAAAAGCTATAACTATGGGTATTAATACACTCAAAAGAGCTCATAGAATTGTGCTTTTGGCGTGGGGACAAAATAAAGCAGATATCATAAAAAAGTCTATAGAAGGTGAAATTTCCAGTGCTATTCCGGCTACTTACCTTCAAAATCATCAAAATACCACTTTTGTACTTGATAAAGGTGCCGCTTCGGAATTAACCCGTATTAAGACTCCCTGGCTGGTAGGATCCTGTAACTGGTCGGAAGAATTAAAAAACAAAGGGATCATCTGGTTATCCCAAAAAGTCAGGAAGGCTATCTTAAATCTTACTGACAAAGATTACAATGACTATGGAATGTCGGATTTACTGGCTCAGGAAGGATCTGCTTACAATTTGAACATCGGTATGTTTAATAGAATGCAACAAACGATCACCGGGTGGCCAGGAGGTAAGTATAATGCTGATGACACGAATCGCCCCGAAAGAGCACTTCCAAAGACCAAAAGAATATTGATATTCAGCCCACACCCTGATGATGATGTTATTTCTATGGGAGGGACCTTTGATCGTCTGGTTGAGCAGGGTCATGAGGTTCATGTAGCTTATCAGACTTCGGGGAATATTGCAGTTGCCGATCATGAAGCTCTTAAATTCGCTGAAATAGCCTGGGAATTTGCGAGCGATATGGACAAACAAAAATTGGCGCCTTTAATCCTGGAACTGAAACAAAGAAAAGAAAACGAAATTAATAGTGAACAGGTAAGGCGATTAAAAACACTTATTCGCAAGAATGAATCTTTAGGGGCCACAAGATTTGAAGGATTGCCAGATACTAATGTACATTTTTTGAACCTTCCCTTTTATGAAACCGGTACAATCAAGAAAAATCCTTTGTCTCAAAAAGATATTGATATAGTTAAAGAATTGATTGATCAGATAGAACCCCACCAAATTTATGCCGCTGGAGATCTTGCCGATCCTCATGGCACTCATAAGGTGTGTCTGGATATAATTCTCGAATCATTGGCAGAATTAAAAGATCGGGATTACATGGCAGATTGCTGGTTATGGCTTTATAGAGGAGCATGGCATGAATTTGAGTTACATGAAATAGATATGGCTGTTCCTTTAAGTCCTGATCAGGTATTGAAAAAAAGGCAGGCCATATTTTTTCATCAATCTCAAAAGGATGGAGTCATGTTTCAGGGAGAAGACATTCGGGAGTTTTGGGTCCGGGCCGAGGATCGTAACAAAGAAACGGCTATCAAATACAGGGACCTGGGATTAGCAAAATATGCAGCCATGGAAGCATTTAAGCGAATGAAGCTATAA